The genome window CCCGGATGGTGCACCTGCCGCCCGGGGTGGACGAGCGGGTCTTCCACCCCGGCTCGGGCGGTGCGGCGGTGCGCGAGCGGCTCGGGCTCACCGACCGTCCGGTGGTGGTGTGCGTCTCCCGGCTGGTCCCGCGCAAGGGGCAGGACACGCTGATCGCCGCACTGCCGCGGGTCCTCGCGGCCGAGCCGGACGCGGTGCTGCTGATCGTCGGCGGCGGGCCCTACCTGCCCGCGCTGCGGCGCCTCGCCGAGCGGCTCAAGGTGGCCTCCTCGGTGGTGTTCACCGGCGAGGTGCCGTGGTCCGAGCTGCCGGCCCACTACGGGGCCGGGGACGTCTTCGCGATGCCCTGCCGGACCAGGCGGGGCGGCCTGGACGTGGAGGGGCTGGGGATGGTCTACCTGGAGGCCTCGGCCACCGGGCTGCCGGTGCTGGCCGGGGACTCCGGCGGGGCGCCGGACGCGGTGCGCGAGGGCGAGACCGGGTACGTGGTGCCCGGGCGCTCGCCGGAGCGGGTGGCCGAGCGGCTGGTGCGGCTGCTCGGCGACCGGGCGCTGCGGGAGCGGCTCGGGGCGGCCGGGCGGGCCTGGGTGGAGGCCGAGTGGCGCTGGGAGCTGCTGGCGGCCCGGCTGCGCGGGCTGCTGCGGACGGACTGATCCGGACGGACTGGGGCCGGCCCGGGCCGGCCCCAGCGGGCGTCACTTCCGGTAGAGCGCCTCGATCTCGGCCGCGTAGTCCTTCAGCACCACGTTGCGCTTGAGCTTGAGCGAGGGGGTCAGGTAGCCGTTCTCCTCGGAGAAGACGGTGTCCAGCAGCTTGAACTTCTTGACCGCCTCGGCGTGCGACACCGCCTTGTTGCCCTCGTCGACCGCCTCCTGGAGGGCGGCCAGCAGCTGCGGGTCCTCGCGCAGCTCGGCCAGGGTGGCCGCGGGCCGGTGGTTGAGCTCCAGCCACTTCGGCAGGAACTCCTGGTCGACGGTGATCAGGCAGGCGATGAACGGCTTGCGGTCGCCGACCACCATGACCTCGCCGACCAGCGGGTGGGCCCGGATCCGGTCCTCGATCACCGCGGGGGCGACGTTCTTGCCGCCCGCCGTGATGATGATCTCCTTCTTGCGGCCGGTGATGGTGAGGAAGCCGTCGGAGTCCAGCGAGCCCAGATCGCCGGTGGCGAACCAGC of Kitasatospora viridis contains these proteins:
- a CDS encoding glycosyltransferase family 4 protein, whose translation is MPKTLIVTNDFPPRPGGIQRFVHSMALRQPADEIVVYASSWRDGEETARFDAEQPFRVIRDPATMLLPNPRTARRAARILRDERCEAVWFGAAAPLGLLAPALRRAGARRLVGMTHGHEAAWAQLPGSRQMLRKVGEATDALTYLGEYTRTRIAGALGPGPATRMVHLPPGVDERVFHPGSGGAAVRERLGLTDRPVVVCVSRLVPRKGQDTLIAALPRVLAAEPDAVLLIVGGGPYLPALRRLAERLKVASSVVFTGEVPWSELPAHYGAGDVFAMPCRTRRGGLDVEGLGMVYLEASATGLPVLAGDSGGAPDAVREGETGYVVPGRSPERVAERLVRLLGDRALRERLGAAGRAWVEAEWRWELLAARLRGLLRTD